Sequence from the Piscinibacter sp. HJYY11 genome:
CTTGACGACGAAGAGCTGCACGCCGGCACGCTCGCTTTCGTCGAGCATCGCGTCGGCATCGGTCAGCGTGAGCGCCATCGGCTTCTCGACGAGCACGTGGCGGCCACTGCGCATGGCCGCGATCGCGTGCTCGGCATGCTCGCCGCTCGGCGTGAGCACGGCCACCAGGTCGATGCCCCGCATGGCCAGCATCTCGGCAAGCGACTCGAAGGCGGGCACCCCGTGCCGGGCGCCGAACGCCTCGGCGCGGCCGGCGTGGTGGTCGCACACCGCGACCAGCCTCATGCCGGCCACGTGCTGCGTCAGGAGCTCGGCATGCCGTTTGGCGATGCGGCCGCAGCCGACAATGGCGACGTTGATCATGGGGGCGCAACTGCAGGTCCCGTGCCCGAGACAGTTGCAGGTTTGCCGACTTCAATGCTTGCAGCGAGCACCGGGCCCTGCGCCGTAGTGCCGACTCTCCCGCCGCAGGGCGGATGCCACTTTTACCGGCGCGGTCTTCCCGTGATGTGCAAGCGTTGCCGACGCGAGCCTCAGCGCACGTGGCCGGCGAAGAGCGCTTCGGAGAACCCGACGGTCACCTCGCCGTCGCCCCACTCGACCACGGGCCGCTTGATCACGCTCGGCTGGCGCAGCATCAGCGCACGGGCCGAGGCGGCATCGGTCACCGCGGTCTTCTCGCCCTCGTCGAGCTTGCGCCAGGTCGTGCCCTGGCGGTTGACGAGCTTCTCCCAGCCGACGGCCTGCAACCAGCGCGAGAGCCGGGCCTCGGGCACGCCTTGTTTCTTGAAGTCGTGAAAGGCCACGTCGACGCCTTGCCCGGAAAGCCAAGCGCGCGCCTTCTTGACGGTATCGCAGTTGGGGATGCCGTAGAGCGTGATGGAGGTCATCCGCGCTTTATAGCCCGTTGTCGGCGTCGTGCACGTCGCACAGCGGATCGGGCCCGTAGGACGTGTCCATCACCTTGCCCTGCGCGTCGATGCCCACCTGGAAGTACTGGCAGAACGGCGTCTCGTAGCGATAGGCCCAGACGGTCTGCCGCCGTTCGGCGATGCCCACCACCCGCTGGTCGAACGAATGGCCGATCAGCGCCTGCACCTGGCTCGCGGCCATGCCGGGCTGCACCGCGTTGAAGTTGGCCTCGGTCAGCACCTGCTCCCAGCGCACCAGCTTGCCGGCCGCGTCGAAGTCGACCATGTAGGTGTGCCGGCCAAACGGGCCTCGCGCGAACTCGAGGCGGCGGCCACCGTCGGCCTGCGGGTACTCGCCGGTCGGCTCGCCGAGCGACTGGCGGGCCGCCTGGATCGAGGTGCCGGGGGAAAGCGACTGCGGGCCATAGCTCACGCAGCCCGCCAGCACGGCGGCCGCCAGCGCTGCGCCCAAGGCGTGGAACGACTTCATGAGAGATCCTTTCCGCGGTGCATGCAGGCACCGAAGGCCTCATGGTAGGAAGCGCTCGTGCCCCCGTCCACACGGGGGACTTCTCCCCAACGACGGCGCGCCAGGGAACAGGCCTTGCCGAGTGGGCTCAACTCCACTCGTCGAGAGCAGCTTGCATGGCCACGTCAAAACCAAAAAGCCCCCGGAAGCCGGCACCCTCGCCCGCCCCCACCGCCGCCGAGCCCGACCCGAGCCAGCCCCTGCCCGCCGATCCGCAGGAAGCCGTGGGCACGGTGCTCAGCACGCTCTCCGGCCCATCGACGGTGCTCTTCACCGAAGACGACGCGCAAGCCCTTTCCACGCCCGCGCAGCAGATGCTCGGCACACGCTACGCCGGCACGCAGGTGCTCGCGAAAGCGATGCCTTCCAACCCGCTCAAGCCCGCCGAGCACGGGCTCGACAA
This genomic interval carries:
- a CDS encoding ArsC family reductase — its product is MTSITLYGIPNCDTVKKARAWLSGQGVDVAFHDFKKQGVPEARLSRWLQAVGWEKLVNRQGTTWRKLDEGEKTAVTDAASARALMLRQPSVIKRPVVEWGDGEVTVGFSEALFAGHVR